A genome region from Candidatus Zixiibacteriota bacterium includes the following:
- a CDS encoding right-handed parallel beta-helix repeat-containing protein, producing the protein MYITEGSLGGVVSGRPRGFQIRVMLIGLLGIVALLTAFAAASAADDPGGKARPLDAIESANSTTGQSELRGDGEGYCDPLFYHDTIPAYIWRMPHMWPVEMYCTRFSAVGGPRYPVKGMRILFYNEVMAGSPSIRLYLLTDNGWGMPETKIDSVDVPHEQIADTSSLEWISAIFPAGPHDITEGDDFHLGWAIIGGPGDTLASVSDEGLGPHAGEGRSSYRDGGTWFPMEFWAAADVVMMIEAYRCDPDHVPSTILVPDHFASIGEAAAAAEDGDTVLVAPGLYSGPNNRNIGMGEGGIVIKSEDGPETTIIDCEGDLGINRRAFSMGTYISNPSVVEGFTIRNGSDGAIAVNTRQSIIRNCIFRDNSGDYGSVLRLIPYGTGVPVIDSCLFVGNESGGRGAIYLQHHPGVELTNCTMYDNAAGVIYMDTSILHIRNCLIAYNQAGWPIYTDRGPDPDLHSTNIFGNVTGDWAGELAAQLLVEGNMSLPPSFCDTAVGDLHIDSLSPCAANSVLNQSGHLIGYYGPACRVCDDVDFDLVCEYADNCPGEYNADQSDMDGDGIGDACDTCTDTDGDGFGDPGYPTNTCAIDNCPDSANPDQTDTDEDGIGDVCDGCCNGDGLRGNVDGITDSGGDIDIADLTYLVAYLFTGGLPPPCIEEGDTDGNGEINIADLTYLVSYMFTGGPPPAACP; encoded by the coding sequence ATGTACATAACAGAAGGATCATTGGGTGGAGTTGTCTCCGGTCGCCCAAGAGGATTCCAAATTCGCGTTATGCTGATTGGGCTGCTTGGAATTGTGGCGCTTCTTACTGCGTTCGCGGCTGCCTCCGCAGCCGACGACCCGGGTGGAAAGGCCAGGCCTCTGGACGCTATTGAAAGTGCGAATTCTACTACTGGACAGAGCGAGCTGAGGGGCGATGGTGAGGGGTATTGCGACCCCCTGTTCTACCACGATACCATTCCGGCCTACATCTGGCGGATGCCACATATGTGGCCCGTCGAAATGTACTGCACACGGTTCAGTGCTGTTGGTGGCCCTAGGTACCCCGTCAAGGGGATGCGGATTTTGTTCTACAATGAAGTAATGGCCGGATCACCATCGATAAGGCTGTACCTGCTCACAGATAACGGGTGGGGGATGCCGGAGACGAAAATTGACTCGGTCGATGTTCCGCATGAGCAGATAGCAGACACTTCCTCTCTGGAATGGATCTCCGCGATCTTCCCGGCCGGACCTCATGATATTACCGAGGGAGATGATTTCCATCTTGGTTGGGCGATTATCGGCGGTCCCGGTGATACTCTGGCCAGTGTGTCCGATGAGGGTCTGGGTCCCCATGCGGGCGAAGGGCGTTCTTCATATAGGGATGGGGGCACGTGGTTTCCAATGGAGTTTTGGGCTGCGGCGGACGTCGTGATGATGATCGAAGCCTATCGTTGTGATCCGGATCATGTGCCCTCAACGATTCTCGTACCCGACCATTTCGCTTCCATTGGAGAGGCCGCCGCTGCCGCTGAGGATGGTGACACGGTTCTGGTCGCGCCCGGTCTATATTCCGGACCCAACAACCGCAACATAGGTATGGGGGAGGGGGGAATTGTCATTAAGTCCGAAGATGGCCCCGAAACGACGATTATTGATTGTGAAGGTGATCTCGGCATCAACCGCAGGGCCTTTTCCATGGGCACCTACATTAGCAACCCCAGTGTAGTCGAGGGTTTTACTATCAGAAACGGCAGCGATGGAGCGATTGCAGTCAACACAAGACAGTCGATAATCCGCAATTGTATCTTTCGTGACAATTCCGGCGACTACGGTAGTGTCCTTCGGCTCATTCCTTACGGTACCGGCGTTCCGGTGATCGATTCATGTCTTTTCGTGGGCAACGAGTCGGGAGGGCGCGGAGCCATTTATCTACAGCACCATCCCGGTGTCGAGTTAACTAACTGTACGATGTACGACAATGCTGCCGGCGTGATTTACATGGACACGTCTATTCTGCATATCCGCAATTGCCTCATAGCCTACAATCAAGCCGGTTGGCCGATTTACACCGACCGGGGACCAGACCCGGACCTGCATTCCACTAACATTTTCGGTAATGTGACTGGTGACTGGGCAGGAGAATTGGCTGCGCAATTGCTTGTTGAAGGCAATATGTCGCTTCCGCCGTCATTTTGTGATACCGCCGTGGGTGACTTGCATATCGACTCGCTTTCGCCTTGTGCCGCGAATAGTGTCCTCAACCAGTCCGGTCATCTCATAGGTTACTATGGCCCTGCCTGTCGGGTGTGTGATGATGTCGATTTTGACCTCGTCTGCGAATATGCTGATAATTGCCCAGGGGAATACAATGCCGACCAGAGCGATATGGATGGTGACGGCATCGGTGATGCTTGCGATACCTGTACTGACACAGACGGGGATGGTTTTGGTGACCCTGGTTATCCAACGAATACGTGTGCTATCGATAACTGCCCGGATTCGGCCAATCCCGATCAGACCGACACGGACGAAGATGGTATCGGTGATGTTTGCGACGGCTGCTGCAACGGTGACGGACTACGCGGCAACGTTGACGGTATCACCGATTCCGGTGGTGACATTGATATAGCTGACCTGACTTACTTAGTTGCCTATCTGTTTACCGGAGGACTGCCACCTCCATGCATAGAGGAAGGTGACACAGACGGCAATGGCGAAATCAATATAGCTGACCTGACGTATCTGGTTTCGTACATGTTCACTGGTGGCCCACCACCAGCAGCGTGTCCGTAG
- the rsgA gene encoding ribosome small subunit-dependent GTPase A — protein MNLNTLGWNSFFKKSFDSLGIQDWLPGRVAKEHRQAYLVVCEHGEYRAEVSGRFAHETSGRGDFPTVGDWVAISPRPDESKATIHAMLPRRSSFSRKAVLAGGPAYGECKTEEQVLAANVDIVFLVCGLDGDFNVRRLERYLTVGWDSGATPAVILSKSDLCSNTDEVMTQVEASAPGVPVFLTSVIEGSGIEDVRRHLSPGQTGAFLGSSGVGKSTIINALLGEEHMRIQAVREDDSRGRHTTTHREMILVPDGAIVIDTPGLREIQLWGDESSLERSFEDVEQLGRLCRFRDCRHNGEPGCAIAAALDDGTLDSGRYQNYLKMQKELQHLARRQNQKASLAERAKWKKVTLYQRDLKKNRK, from the coding sequence ATGAATTTGAATACACTTGGTTGGAATAGTTTTTTTAAGAAGAGTTTTGACAGTCTTGGTATTCAGGACTGGTTACCGGGTCGAGTAGCAAAGGAGCATCGTCAGGCATATCTTGTAGTTTGTGAACATGGAGAATACCGGGCGGAAGTGTCCGGACGGTTTGCTCACGAGACTTCGGGGCGGGGAGATTTTCCTACCGTAGGAGATTGGGTAGCGATATCGCCGCGTCCCGATGAATCGAAGGCGACTATCCACGCCATGCTTCCGCGACGTAGCAGTTTCTCGCGCAAAGCAGTACTGGCTGGTGGACCGGCCTATGGAGAATGCAAGACCGAGGAACAGGTGTTGGCGGCCAACGTTGATATTGTTTTCCTCGTTTGTGGATTGGATGGTGATTTCAATGTGCGTCGTCTGGAGCGATACCTGACTGTGGGCTGGGACAGCGGGGCGACTCCGGCGGTTATTCTCAGCAAGAGCGATCTTTGTTCCAACACTGACGAAGTAATGACCCAGGTGGAAGCGTCTGCGCCGGGCGTGCCGGTTTTTCTTACGAGCGTAATCGAAGGGAGCGGCATCGAAGATGTCCGGCGACATTTGTCTCCGGGACAAACGGGTGCGTTTTTGGGTTCTTCCGGGGTGGGTAAATCGACGATCATTAATGCCCTGCTCGGTGAGGAACATATGAGGATTCAGGCGGTGCGTGAGGATGACAGTCGCGGCAGGCATACTACGACGCATCGCGAGATGATCCTTGTGCCGGACGGCGCTATTGTTATTGACACCCCCGGACTACGAGAGATTCAACTCTGGGGGGATGAGAGTAGCCTTGAGAGATCGTTTGAAGATGTTGAGCAGTTGGGGCGACTATGTCGTTTTCGTGATTGTCGGCACAACGGCGAACCGGGCTGTGCGATTGCAGCGGCTCTGGATGACGGTACTCTCGACAGTGGACGTTATCAAAATTACCTGAAGATGCAAAAGGAGTTGCAGCATCTGGCACGACGACAAAATCAGAAAGCGAGTCTGGCCGAAAGAGCCAAATGGAAAAAGGTAACGCTGTACCAGAGGGATCTTAAGAAGAACCGGAAGTGA
- the uvrB gene encoding excinuclease ABC subunit UvrB, producing MTIVSTSIPVTDSRPAFELQSTYAPKGDQPQAIKELLEGIHSGSKHQTLLGVTGSGKTFTMANVIAQLGRPTLVLSHNKTLAAQLYGELKAFFPNNAVEFFVSYYDYYQPEAYLPTTDTFIEKDTQVNEDIDRLRLRATASLLERDDVVIVSSVSCIYGLGSPTEYKRQYLLLTKGQGIDRDDVIRKFISIHYTRNDIDFTRGHFRVRGDTIELIPAYHESAIRIQFYGDEVESLTVIDPLTGEVLKELDRIAIYPAKHFVTSPEQLKEAIVTIKAELDERLIEFRNQDKLLEAQRLDMRTRYDLEMLQEIGYCSGIENYSRHLAGRKPGERPFTLIDFFPDDFLTIIDESHQSIPQVRGMFAGDRSRKEVLVEHGFRLPSALDNRPLFFDEFEQLLNERVYVSATPADYELEKCGGVVVEQVIRPTGLLDPEIVVRPLGTQVDDLLEKAKKRAAKGERVLVTTLTKRMAEDLTDYMNKAGLRVRYLHSDVKTIDRTAIIRDLRLAEFDVLVGVNLLREGLDLPEVSLVAILDADKEGFLRSGRSLIQTVGRAARNKNGSVILYGDKITNSMRQAIDETNRRRHKQMAYNLEHNINPETIFKTRDEILRSTQFADSKTIEDKAFDKPSSFARMSMEDQLAFMLQAMKKAADNLDFETAMLIRDEINQMKSDLKVKTRKRK from the coding sequence ATGACAATTGTGAGTACATCCATACCCGTGACAGATTCCCGGCCTGCTTTTGAGTTGCAGTCTACATACGCACCCAAAGGAGACCAACCACAAGCTATCAAGGAATTGCTCGAAGGCATACACTCCGGGAGCAAGCATCAGACATTACTTGGCGTTACCGGGTCGGGCAAAACTTTCACAATGGCCAATGTTATAGCCCAATTGGGGCGACCAACACTAGTGCTTTCTCATAATAAAACACTAGCGGCTCAGTTGTATGGAGAGTTGAAAGCCTTCTTCCCCAATAATGCCGTCGAGTTTTTTGTCAGCTATTACGACTACTACCAGCCTGAGGCCTATTTGCCGACCACCGACACGTTCATCGAAAAAGATACTCAAGTGAATGAGGACATCGACCGCCTCCGTCTCCGGGCAACAGCCTCGTTGCTGGAACGGGATGATGTCGTTATTGTGTCGTCGGTCTCATGTATCTATGGCCTTGGTTCACCGACCGAATACAAACGGCAGTATCTTCTGTTGACCAAGGGGCAAGGGATTGATCGTGATGACGTTATCCGTAAATTTATCAGTATTCACTATACTCGCAACGATATAGACTTTACGCGTGGCCATTTCCGAGTGCGCGGTGATACTATCGAACTCATCCCGGCGTACCATGAGAGCGCTATCCGTATTCAGTTCTATGGCGATGAAGTCGAGAGTTTGACTGTGATTGATCCATTGACCGGTGAGGTTCTGAAAGAGCTTGATCGTATCGCAATCTATCCAGCCAAGCATTTTGTGACATCGCCTGAGCAACTGAAGGAAGCCATAGTCACAATCAAAGCCGAATTGGATGAACGTCTGATCGAGTTCCGTAACCAGGACAAACTGCTGGAGGCGCAACGCCTGGATATGCGCACCAGGTATGATTTGGAGATGCTTCAGGAGATTGGCTACTGCTCTGGGATCGAGAATTACTCTCGTCATCTGGCTGGGCGCAAACCGGGGGAGAGGCCGTTTACGCTGATAGATTTTTTTCCTGACGATTTCCTGACTATTATCGACGAGTCGCATCAATCTATTCCGCAGGTGCGGGGTATGTTCGCCGGTGATCGCAGCCGCAAAGAAGTGTTGGTCGAGCATGGCTTCAGATTGCCCTCGGCGCTGGACAATCGGCCCCTGTTTTTTGATGAGTTTGAACAGTTGCTAAATGAGCGAGTTTATGTCTCGGCAACTCCGGCCGACTACGAGCTTGAGAAATGTGGAGGGGTGGTGGTTGAGCAGGTAATCAGGCCTACCGGTTTGCTCGATCCCGAAATAGTCGTCAGGCCGCTGGGCACCCAGGTAGATGATCTTCTGGAGAAAGCCAAGAAGCGGGCAGCCAAGGGAGAGCGAGTGCTGGTTACGACACTAACAAAGCGGATGGCTGAGGACTTGACCGATTATATGAATAAGGCGGGGTTACGGGTGCGTTACCTGCACAGCGATGTCAAAACCATTGACCGGACAGCGATTATCCGTGATTTGCGTTTAGCGGAGTTTGACGTGCTGGTAGGAGTGAACCTGTTGCGAGAGGGGCTGGATCTGCCCGAGGTTTCGTTAGTGGCGATTCTTGATGCCGACAAGGAGGGTTTTCTCCGCAGTGGCCGTTCGCTTATTCAGACCGTCGGTCGAGCGGCTCGGAACAAGAACGGATCGGTGATTCTATACGGCGATAAGATTACCAACTCGATGCGCCAGGCGATAGATGAGACCAACCGTCGGCGGCATAAACAGATGGCTTACAACCTGGAACACAACATTAACCCGGAGACAATTTTCAAGACCCGTGATGAGATTCTTCGCTCAACGCAGTTTGCCGACTCAAAGACTATTGAGGATAAAGCCTTTGACAAACCCAGTAGTTTTGCCCGCATGAGCATGGAGGACCAACTGGCCTTCATGCTTCAGGCAATGAAAAAGGCGGCTGATAATCTCGATTTTGAAACGGCCATGTTGATTCGGGATGAGATCAACCAGATGAAGTCTGACCTGAAAGTGAAGACAAGGAAAAGGAAGTAG
- a CDS encoding T9SS type A sorting domain-containing protein, whose product MKRTITALMAIGLLLLLVPITAQGADCGDVDSDGVINISDMVYLLNYMFYNGPAPPDPSTANMDICGDIDLRDVAYLTAYLFQGGPLPCAGGVDCALYPQGSLSLDHVDGAVSPTQIAIERPVKFHIRVTNNTSDDASGILHGFRVYSPDGAQWSYTSIDTTGTLGFDQFDLAVFSYGINVDGAPADTVAFGGLTLTHSGLTSGFDDVAYTISLGSFEASDIGKTICIDSAFFPPAGRWVWSVEGQNAYSPPFGGPYCYTIVDEPDAEISLHTVGGGFGTDSIATGTPINFDLRVVNNTGSAVQGFTNGFRIYSPDGVDFGTVSGDTLGPIGRTQFDLDMGIPVLGDTVCFWGVVMTGPGIVDGFDDIPFRVSCGPIDASYAGGHVCIDSTFFPPSGPWQWAMNGGGTEYPAWAGPYCFTVAVPPYMLDMEPDTLQFTATEGVNPPMQTFNVWEVDDGSVWFEVSESVDWMSLNPTGMWTPNPVEVFIDVTGLTPGVYLHTITISSSEVGNSPLSLPVHLTVNEAGTETDSLIFPSVFVGQLCGAVQPVMVSLSQPIKGASIPIRLPAMVTADAINFDGLVTSDWDYMFAEINNDESFVHVALANTFGDMIPAGTTTVFNLVFNSGTAECLVGSHMRWDTTLMDNPSRQLLFADINNIDVNPGFSFWRDSTHVPGYMPGDIDGDGEVNIADLTRLVAFLFLYGTPPCVLNSADLNGTCTGPNIADLTYLVDYLFQSGSTPICGCLGGTQPPAKISSAISVNASFEDGATMLWLSSPVSLRGIQLELTGISQGPIENLMTGKLDMVSGWKDNCLSLGLVDLDGGEIISSGEQQLIRIPGQYVVTSAIVSDMNHQDIAIATVARLQGVPVSYGLLQNYPNPFNPTTTISFTLQKGSDYSLTIYNVSGQEVARFEGSAEASTTQNIVWDASDRATGIYFYRLSTDDKTETKKMTLLK is encoded by the coding sequence ATGAAGAGAACCATCACCGCCCTCATGGCAATCGGGTTGCTGTTGTTGTTGGTGCCCATCACCGCGCAGGGAGCAGATTGCGGAGATGTTGATTCCGACGGAGTGATCAACATCAGTGACATGGTTTACCTGCTAAACTACATGTTCTACAACGGTCCTGCGCCGCCGGACCCATCTACCGCCAATATGGACATATGCGGTGATATCGATTTGCGTGATGTCGCATATCTTACGGCGTACCTCTTTCAGGGCGGGCCACTCCCCTGCGCCGGGGGAGTTGATTGTGCCCTCTATCCACAAGGTAGTCTATCACTCGATCATGTCGACGGTGCCGTATCACCAACCCAGATTGCGATCGAACGACCGGTCAAATTCCATATTAGAGTGACCAACAACACGTCGGATGATGCCAGCGGCATCTTGCATGGGTTCAGAGTCTATTCACCAGACGGTGCCCAATGGAGTTATACAAGCATCGACACTACCGGAACACTAGGATTTGACCAGTTTGATCTGGCCGTGTTCAGTTATGGGATTAATGTGGATGGCGCGCCGGCCGATACGGTAGCCTTCGGAGGGCTCACGCTTACTCATTCCGGTTTGACAAGCGGTTTTGATGATGTGGCCTATACCATTTCACTGGGATCATTTGAGGCCAGCGATATTGGCAAAACAATTTGTATCGATTCGGCCTTTTTCCCTCCAGCCGGTCGCTGGGTTTGGTCGGTTGAAGGCCAGAATGCTTATAGCCCACCATTTGGTGGACCCTACTGCTACACTATCGTCGATGAACCTGATGCTGAGATATCCTTGCATACCGTTGGCGGAGGGTTCGGAACAGATTCCATCGCTACTGGAACACCAATCAACTTCGACCTGCGTGTTGTAAACAACACTGGAAGCGCCGTTCAGGGTTTCACTAACGGCTTCCGGATCTACTCACCTGATGGTGTCGATTTTGGCACTGTCTCTGGTGATACTCTTGGTCCGATTGGCAGAACACAGTTCGATCTGGACATGGGTATCCCCGTTCTTGGAGACACCGTTTGTTTCTGGGGTGTGGTCATGACTGGCCCTGGTATAGTTGACGGCTTCGACGATATCCCCTTCCGAGTTAGCTGCGGACCAATTGACGCCTCATACGCAGGCGGTCATGTGTGTATCGACTCCACCTTTTTCCCGCCTTCCGGTCCATGGCAGTGGGCCATGAATGGAGGTGGTACGGAATATCCTGCCTGGGCTGGCCCATACTGCTTCACTGTAGCAGTCCCACCATATATGTTGGATATGGAGCCCGATACATTGCAGTTTACGGCTACCGAGGGGGTTAATCCTCCGATGCAAACCTTCAACGTGTGGGAAGTCGACGACGGCAGTGTTTGGTTCGAGGTTTCGGAAAGCGTGGATTGGATGTCTTTAAATCCCACGGGCATGTGGACTCCCAACCCGGTTGAGGTCTTTATAGATGTAACCGGATTAACTCCTGGCGTATATTTGCACACGATAACAATCTCCTCCTCTGAGGTGGGCAACTCCCCCCTCAGCTTACCGGTTCATTTGACCGTAAACGAAGCGGGTACGGAAACTGACTCATTGATCTTCCCATCCGTGTTTGTCGGTCAGCTTTGCGGCGCGGTGCAGCCTGTTATGGTTAGCCTTTCCCAACCAATCAAAGGCGCTTCGATTCCTATCAGGCTTCCTGCAATGGTTACAGCCGATGCGATCAACTTCGATGGCTTGGTAACCTCAGATTGGGACTACATGTTTGCCGAAATCAACAACGACGAAAGCTTCGTCCATGTAGCGCTGGCCAACACGTTCGGAGACATGATCCCAGCGGGCACTACCACGGTGTTCAATCTTGTCTTCAACTCAGGAACAGCGGAATGCCTGGTTGGTTCACACATGCGCTGGGACACAACTCTGATGGATAACCCATCGCGGCAGTTGCTTTTTGCCGACATTAATAACATTGATGTGAATCCGGGTTTCTCGTTCTGGCGTGACTCTACTCATGTTCCTGGATACATGCCGGGAGATATTGACGGAGATGGGGAAGTGAACATTGCCGACCTTACTCGGTTGGTCGCCTTCCTGTTCCTCTATGGCACACCGCCTTGTGTATTGAACTCGGCTGACTTGAACGGCACCTGCACGGGACCCAACATTGCTGACTTGACCTATCTGGTGGACTACCTCTTCCAATCGGGTTCTACCCCGATCTGCGGATGTCTGGGTGGCACCCAGCCCCCCGCCAAGATCAGCAGCGCAATCAGTGTCAACGCATCGTTTGAAGACGGAGCTACGATGCTATGGTTGTCCAGTCCGGTATCACTTCGAGGTATTCAACTCGAATTGACGGGCATCAGCCAGGGACCCATTGAGAATCTTATGACTGGCAAACTGGATATGGTAAGCGGATGGAAAGATAACTGTCTGAGTCTCGGCCTGGTCGACCTGGATGGTGGTGAGATCATTTCCTCCGGAGAGCAGCAATTGATCCGTATTCCCGGACAGTATGTTGTTACTTCGGCGATTGTATCCGACATGAATCACCAAGATATCGCGATTGCAACTGTGGCCCGGCTTCAGGGCGTTCCAGTCAGCTACGGATTATTGCAGAACTACCCGAACCCTTTCAATCCGACCACAACCATCAGTTTCACTCTTCAGAAGGGATCTGATTACAGCCTGACCATCTACAATGTAAGCGGCCAGGAAGTGGCAAGATTCGAAGGCAGTGCGGAAGCATCCACCACCCAGAACATCGTATGGGATGCATCCGATCGTGCCACAGGTATCTATTTCTACCGATTGTCAACCGATGATAAAACCGAAACCAAGAAAATGACGCTTCTGAAATAG
- a CDS encoding prohibitin family protein: MKALHTVAILMIVAMGLGSMGCGTQIPSGHRGVFFAKFGDGTEMGKIYTEGFNWHLPWNNMLVYKIQTQERKESIQVLSSDGATIKMEMSILYRPTMNRIDSLQITIGPSYYDVKVAPTVRGIARTAAGRYTPEEIYSTKRDELKAAIVDGLTTEMAQHFIQIQDILVRNVQIPARISEAIDFKLTADQEAQKMEFTIAKEKLEAERKRIEAKGISDFQKIVSAGITNSLLKWKGIEATLKIAESPNTKVIVIGNDAGSLPVILGGDK, translated from the coding sequence ATGAAGGCGTTACACACGGTCGCTATTTTGATGATAGTGGCAATGGGATTGGGATCGATGGGCTGCGGCACACAGATTCCTTCGGGGCACCGGGGAGTATTTTTTGCCAAGTTTGGTGATGGGACTGAGATGGGTAAAATCTACACCGAGGGATTCAACTGGCACTTGCCCTGGAATAACATGCTGGTGTACAAGATACAGACCCAGGAACGAAAGGAATCCATCCAGGTGCTTTCATCTGATGGAGCGACGATCAAGATGGAGATGTCGATTCTTTACCGGCCGACAATGAACAGGATTGATTCGTTACAGATAACAATCGGACCATCCTACTACGATGTAAAAGTGGCTCCGACTGTAAGGGGAATCGCTCGAACGGCTGCTGGCAGATACACACCGGAGGAAATCTACTCAACCAAACGTGATGAACTGAAGGCGGCGATCGTAGATGGTCTGACCACTGAGATGGCTCAGCATTTTATTCAGATTCAGGATATTCTGGTGCGTAATGTGCAGATACCGGCCCGGATCAGCGAGGCGATTGACTTCAAACTGACCGCCGATCAGGAAGCGCAGAAGATGGAGTTCACGATTGCCAAGGAGAAACTGGAGGCGGAGCGCAAACGGATCGAGGCCAAAGGTATTTCCGATTTCCAGAAGATTGTCTCGGCGGGGATAACAAACTCGCTGTTGAAATGGAAAGGGATCGAGGCCACTCTCAAGATAGCCGAATCGCCGAACACAAAGGTGATTGTGATTGGCAACGATGCCGGTTCCCTGCCGGTGATTCTGGGAGGGGATAAGTAG